The Acinetobacter chinensis genomic sequence CTTTCGGTGCGCCGCACATCACTAAAGATGGTGTAACTGTTGCCAAAGAAATTTCTTTGAAAGACAAATTTGAAAACATGGGCGCTCAGCTGGTTCGTGAAGTATCAAGCAAAACCAATGACATCGCAGGTGACGGTACAACAACTGCAACTGTTCTTGCTCAGGCAATTCTGAACGAAGGGATCAAATCTGTAACTGCAGGTATGAACCCAATGGATCTGAAACGCGGTATTGATCTTGCTGTAAAAGCACTGGTTGCTGAAATCAAAGCGACTGCAAAACCTGCATCAGATACCAAAGCCATTGAACAGGTCGGTTCTATCTCTGCAAACTCTGATGAGACTGTAGGTAAACTGATCGCTCAGGCAATGGAAAAAGTCGGCAAAGAAGGCGTGATCACTGTTGAAGAAGGTTCAGGCTTTGAAGATGCGCTGGACGTTGTTGAGGGTATGCAGTTTGACCGTGGTTATATCAGCCCGTACTTTGCAAACAAGCAGGACACGCTGACTGCTGAACTTGAAAACCCGTTCATTCTTCTTGTTGACAAAAAAATCAGCAACATCCGTGAACTGATTACTGTGCTTGAAGCTGTTGCTAAAACAGGTAAACCACTTCTTATCATCGCTGAAGATGTTGAAGGCGAAGCACTGGCTACACTTGTTGTGAACAACATGCGCGGTATCATTAAAGTATGTGCGGTTAAAGCGCCTGGTTTTGGTGACCGTCGTAAAGCAATGCTTCAGGATATCGCAATCCTGACTGGTGCAACTGTAATTTCTGAAGAAGTAGGTATGTCTCTGGAAACTGCATCTCTTCAGGACTTAGGTACTGCGCATAAAATTACAGTATCTAAAGAAAATACTGTAATCGTTGATGGTGCAGGCGATGCAAACCAGATTGCTGAACGTGTGACTCAGATTCGTGCTCAGATTGAAGAATCAACTTCTGAATATGACAAAGAAAAACTTCAGGAACGTGTTGCTAAACTGGCAGGCGGTGTAGCGGTTATCAAAATTGGTGCTGCAACTGAAGTTGAAATGAAAGAGAAGAAAGACCGTGTTGACGATGCGCTTCATGCAACTCGTGCTGCGGTTGAAGAAGGTGTGGTCGCAGGTGGTGGTGTTGCACTGGTTCGTGCAGCGAAAGCGCTTGATGGCGTCACTGGTGTAAATGATGATCAGAACGTTGGTATCAACATTTTACGTCGTGCGATTGAAGCGCCTTTACGTCAGATCGTAGCTAACGCAGGTGATGAGCCTTCAGTTGTGATCAACGCTGTGAAAAACGGTGAAGGTAACTTTGGTTATAACGCTGCAACTTCACAGTATGGCGACATGCTTGAAATGGGTATTCTTGACCCAGCGAAAGTAACACGTTCTGCACTTGAGCATGCTGCATCTGTAGCAGGTTTGATGTTAACAACTGAATGTATGATTACTGATATCCCAGAAGACAAACCAGCAATGCCTGATATGGGCGGCATGGGTGGTATGGGCGGAATGATGTAATCTGCACTGTATCAAAATAAGTGTCTGTGACGGAATGATAATGTGCTGATCTGATCTGCATTTACTCATTCCTTTACTCACATTTATTTCCGATGAAAAAGGTCGCTCAATGAGCGGCCTTTTTTATTGAACTGATACTGTGTAAGTCGGTGTGCGAAGTATTTTATTTAAAATTTTCATGTATTTAAATTTTATAAGTGGTCAAGGTTTTTACCAGATATTTTAGTTATTCTAATGAATAGTTAAAAGCAATCCCTAAATTGTGGGATGGAATTGGCGTTTTTGAAAAATTATAGTTCAGGAGATTTAAAAACAATAAGTAAATAACATTAAGGATTCTAAAATGAACAAAAAATATTCGTCACTGGCTCTGGCAATATGCACAATCATGCAGGCTGGAGCAGTAAAAGCCGCAATAACTGATGATGTCGATGCACCGAATTATATAACCACACCAAACCTGACTGTAAATGGTAACGCCAATATAAATGGAGATTCCAGTGTCAGTGGAAACTCGATTGTGAATGGAAAGCTGACCACTAATGAACTTCAAGTGAATGGTGCTGTTACAGGTTTATCACAGCTTAATGGTGGGCTGACTGTTAATGATGCAGCAGGTACATATAACCTGATGTCCATACAGGATCAGGGAAATGGTGAAGGGTATTTGCAGCTTACTGGCGATAGTTATACATCGGGAGATTCTACAGTCCAGGGAAATTCAACCGTTAATGGAAAGCTGACAGCCAGTGAGCTTCAGGTGAATGGTACGATTACAGGGCTTTCATATTTAAATGGTGGGCTGACTGTTAATGATGCAGCGGGAACTGCCCAACTGTTTTCTATACAGGATCAGGGAAGTGGCGAAGGGTATTTGCAGCTTACTGGCGATAGTTATACATCGGGAGATTCTACAGTCCAGGGAAATTCAACAGTTAATGGAAAGTTGACAGCCAGTGAGCTTCAGGTAAACGGCACGATTACAGGGCTTTCATATTTAAATGGTGGGCTGACTGTTAATGATGCAGCGGGAACAGCTAACCTTTTTTCCATTTCAGATCAGGGAAATGGTAAAGGTGCATTATATCTCAATGGTAATAGTCATACGGTGGGGGATTCATTAGTCCAGGGAGATTCAATTGTCGGTGGAAAACTGACAGCTAGTGAGCTTCAGGTGTATGGCACGATTACAGGGCTTTCATATTTAAATGGTGGACTGACTGTTA encodes the following:
- the groL gene encoding chaperonin GroEL (60 kDa chaperone family; promotes refolding of misfolded polypeptides especially under stressful conditions; forms two stacked rings of heptamers to form a barrel-shaped 14mer; ends can be capped by GroES; misfolded proteins enter the barrel where they are refolded when GroES binds), translating into MSAKDVKFGDSARSKMIAGVNTLADAVKVTLGPKGRNVVIDRSFGAPHITKDGVTVAKEISLKDKFENMGAQLVREVSSKTNDIAGDGTTTATVLAQAILNEGIKSVTAGMNPMDLKRGIDLAVKALVAEIKATAKPASDTKAIEQVGSISANSDETVGKLIAQAMEKVGKEGVITVEEGSGFEDALDVVEGMQFDRGYISPYFANKQDTLTAELENPFILLVDKKISNIRELITVLEAVAKTGKPLLIIAEDVEGEALATLVVNNMRGIIKVCAVKAPGFGDRRKAMLQDIAILTGATVISEEVGMSLETASLQDLGTAHKITVSKENTVIVDGAGDANQIAERVTQIRAQIEESTSEYDKEKLQERVAKLAGGVAVIKIGAATEVEMKEKKDRVDDALHATRAAVEEGVVAGGGVALVRAAKALDGVTGVNDDQNVGINILRRAIEAPLRQIVANAGDEPSVVINAVKNGEGNFGYNAATSQYGDMLEMGILDPAKVTRSALEHAASVAGLMLTTECMITDIPEDKPAMPDMGGMGGMGGMM